One stretch of Acropora muricata isolate sample 2 chromosome 12, ASM3666990v1, whole genome shotgun sequence DNA includes these proteins:
- the LOC136892317 gene encoding ATPase family AAA domain-containing protein 2-like isoform X1: protein MKTLILLAVVAFVLSTALHVYPRSNDYYVEDTGLQLKKIGNDLTVEDIGSESESLDDEVDEDEDPEEEEGKLKEDEEEDNELADDDDDDDNYHKVEEEEEEDAREDDNDEVVETENRVAEDKAMQKIADPLAFPYGFRTPPRQIRRFRRGRTRVRPGRRGRRGGRGRRGGRGRRGRRGRRGGRGRRGRRGRRGRRYGSRRFRG, encoded by the exons ATGAAGACATTGATCCTTTTGGCTGTGGTTGCGTTTGTGTTGTCTACGGCTCTTCATGTATATCCAAGAAGCAATGATTACTACGTCGAAGATACAGGATTACAACTGAAGAAAATAGGCAATGATTTAACAGTGGAAGATATTGGGAG TGAATCTGAGTCCCTGGATGACGAGGTCGATGAAGACGAAGACCCGGAAGAGGAAGAAGGCAAACTCAAGGAAGACGAAGAGGAAGATAATGAGCTAGcggatgatgacgatgacgatgacaatTATCACAaagttgaagaagaagaagaggaagacgCAAGAGAAGACGACAATGACGAAGTCGTCGAGACTGAGAACAGAGTTGCTGAGGACAAGGCAATGCAAAAAATAGCGGATCCTCTCGCTTTTCCCTATGGATTTCGTACTCCCCCGAGACAAATACGACGCTTTAGAAGAGGCAGGACACGCGTAAGACCTGGAAGACGCGGAAGACGAGGAGGACGAGGAAGACGAGGAGGACGAGGAAGACGAGGAAGACGCGGAAGACGAGGAggacgaggaagaagaggaagaagaggaagacgAGGAAGACGTTACGGTAGCAGGCGATTTCGTGGTTAA
- the LOC136892312 gene encoding uncharacterized protein, with amino-acid sequence MANLKRPELKLVGNVSENFKNFELRFNDYCIQANYRNLAKDPVTERVDHYKSPLLEISALRSSLPDEALSVLRYTIDPQIGPDDKKKPWIWMDKLRAHYTDTSGGSLLTDRFKFWTSSQASHESIQEWEVKVRQASSLCAYGDLTDELTRDKFIFGLNEDHTRTELLKTHVKPDNSKKTLQDVVAEARAIESAKQTNKLIVDSSKGTDEEVHWTGLRHSQMKLRREPGTCFWCGDRRGAHPWKICPAKGKTCSSCGGNDHFARVCLEDPKFTVRDSRSKPSTNTSYARKGANGQRRDPRQGAPRHYPTTQSRDLHYTDTSFDHDCAFTYSLEAQVHSVAASRQAKRYFTNLALSTTGSAFTQVMFQIDTAATCNTMSLSTLRSFLPDADLKRSPYRLYPYGNSKPLEPEGQVDLVCERQDGYVTLTFQILPDSSIGSKPALLSGSDSERLGLITVHADEIHSLSSEVETTTAEHENLPGIQCSRLWDVASHHVETIPETKVTMACNHLRQLHETTANPCTPAPSPSKPIKVLSKRQLPLPGQLRKEDILEQYADTFKGLGQLGPAVHFQVDENVQPVQMPVHRIPVAKREREKQALDRYVEQGVIIKVHEPTAWCSNELIRETPKKFRVCIDPSQTVNKAIHRPKHQMPTLNEKLHKLSAAKCFSLADVKDGFLHIPLDEESSWMTTMHTSYGRYRWLRLPFGITSAPEEFQMRLTSALEGLEGIICIADDILVYGEGNDYMEAEKDHDRRFIALMERCHKLNIKLNATKLQFKLKELKFMGTIISDQGMKPDPDKVAAITQMQPPENKAALLRFIGMVNYLSPFCANLSSVIQPLRMLTQDSVPFIWSKVQDGAFNKAKQLISSAPVLAYYDLDKPVVLQTDASDYALGGALLQPNDKGKLQPVAFTSSSMSPTEQRYSQIEKECLAICNCFQKFDQWLYGKSDIEVHTDHQPLETIYKKPLNKAPARLQRMLMRLQRYRFNLTYKRGPTLHLADTLSRAALPQPISARVTHFDVFRMEMESSEFSRNARLEESTEKHLREETSKDITLTALHKAIVHGWPEDRLNISEPLRPYWSYRDELSVQNGIIYKGTQVMVPQSMHKEMLRKIHANHFGAESNIRMAREVLFWPGMRKSIQDMCDACGTCAQYGTTAPNEPMRSLPIPTRPWQIVSQDICELDNRNYLVTVCHFSDWIEVDPLGDTLSSTVIDKTKAHFARYGVPAICHTDNGPQFISEQYRLFSVAYGFKHTTSSPFHPKGNGRAEAAVKVAKSMLKKADDFHSALLLYRNTPPRGHTYSPAQRMFLRRTRTLLPTTDHLLAPAMINFDIVKEDILKKRHDSKTYYDKSASVEHKPVQVGSYAYAKPQPRHRGKPWIYGEVIKTDNGRSYTVRTSHGTLIRRNRVQLKPAAAPPTFLRPQAALNPATVATTAHPALAPNPLKRTEVHPQSEQQTPAQSNAPAEVTQAPTLKDPDPRAVSSSPLTQTRSGRIVKPPARLQDYVTD; translated from the coding sequence ATGGCAAACCTCAAAAGACCAGAGCTCAAGCTTGTGGGTAATGTgagtgaaaatttcaaaaattttgagCTTCGTTTTAACGATTATTGCATCCAAGCCAACTATCGTAACCTTGCCAAAGATCCTGTCACCGAACGAGTAGATCATTACAAAAGTCCTCTACTAGAGATTTCCGCCCTACGATCTTCACTTCCAGATGAAGCTTTGTCTGTACTTAGATACACAATAGATCCTCAGATCGGCCCCGACGACAAAAAGAAACCTTGGATTTGGATGGATAAACTACGCGCCCATTACACAGACACCTCAGGGGGTTCACTTCTCACCGACCGTTTCAAGTTCTGGACGTCCTCTCAAGCCTCGCATGAGTCCATACAAGAGTGGGAAGTCAAAGTAAGACAAGCGAGCAGCCTTTGTGCTTACGGTGATCTCACTGATGAACTCACTAGAGACAAATTTATCTTCGGTCTCAATGAGGATCACACGAGAACTGAGCTCCTTAAAACACACGTGAAACCTGACAACTCAAAGAAAACCCTGCAAGATGTGGTAGCAGAAGCGAGAGCAATTGAATCtgccaagcaaacaaacaaattaatcgTCGATTCGTCGAAAGGAACGGATGAAGAAGTCCACTGGACAGGCCTCAGACACAGCCAGATGAAACTCCGCAGGGAACCCGGAACGTGCTTCTGGTGTGGAGACCGGCGAGGTGCCCACCCCTGGAAAATATGCCCTGCTAAAGGGAAAACTTGCTCATCTTGTGGCGGCAATGACCATTTCGCCCGAGTCTGCCTGGAGGACCCTAAGTTCACAGTACGAGATTCCAGATCCAAACCTTCCACCAACACATCATATGCTAGAAAAGGCGCGAATGGACAGCGACGTGACCCCCGACAGGGTGCTCCGCGACACTACCCAACTACCCAATCACGAGATCTGCATTACACTGACACATCCTTTGATCATGACTGTGCTTTCACCTACTCGTTAGAAGCACAAGTTCACAGCGTTGCAGCGTCCAGACAGGCGAAACGCTACTTTACAAACCTAGCACTCTCCACGACAGGTTCAGCGTTCACTCAAGTCATGTTCCAAATAGACACCGCAGCAACATGCAACACCATGTCCCTCAGCACGTTGCGATCATTTCTGCCTGATGCAGACCTCAAACGATCCCCCTACCGTCTATATCCCTACGGAAACTCGAAACCGTTGGAACCTGAAGGTCAAGTCGACTTAGTATGCGAAAGACAGGACGGATATGTAACACTCACCTTTCAAATCCTGCCAGACTCATCCATCGGATCCAAACCAGCACTACTGTCGGGGAGCGACAGTGAAAGACTAGGCCTTATCACAGTGCACGCTGATGAAATCCATTCCCTATCCTCCGAGGTGGAAACCACAACTGCCGAGCACGAAAACCTCCCAGGGATCCAGTGTTCCCGACTATGGGATGTAGCCTCGCATCATGTCGAAACGATTCCAGAAACAAAAGTCACTATGGCTTGCAACCATCTTCGACAACTCCATGAGACGACCGCCAATCCATGTACTCCTGCACCATCGCCCTCTAAGCCAATCAAAGTTCTATCAAAACGACAGCTTCCACTTCCTGGCCAGCTACGTAAGGAAGACATTCTAGAGCAGTACGCGGACACCTTCAAAGGTCTTGGTCAGCTGGGCCCAGCTGTTCATTTTCAAGTAGATGAAAACGTCCAACCTGTGCAGATGCCAGTTCACAGAATACCAGTGGCAAAGCGAGAGCGTGAAAAACAAGCTTTGGATCGTTACGTTGAACAAGGAGTTATCATCAAGGTACACGAACCAACCGCCTGGTGCTCCAATGAACTAATCCGTGAAACACCGAAGAAGTTCAGAGTCTGTATAGACCCAAGTCAAACAGTAAACAAGGCCATACATCGCCCCAAACACCAGATGCCAACCTTAAATGAAAAGCTTCATAAACTAAGTGCAGCGAAATGCTTCTCTCTAGCTGATGTTAAAGACGGCTTTCTCCACATTCCTCTCGATGAAGAATCATCATGGATGACCACCATGCACACATCCTACGGCAGATACAGATGGCTTCGTCTGCCCTTTGGTATTACCAGCGCTCCTGAAGAGTTCCAGATGAGGCTGACATCTGCCCTTGAAGGCCTAGAAGGCATAATATGCATTGCTGATGATATATTAGTATATGGCGAAGGAAACGACTATATGGAAGCTGAAAAGGACCATGACAGAAGATTCATAGCTCTAATGGAACGCTGTCACAAACTGAACATCAAACTCAATGCAACAAAGCTTCAGTTCAAGCTCAAGGAACTCAAATTCATGGGCACCATTATATCAGATCAAGGAATGAAACCTGATCCGGACAAAGTAGCAGCAATAACCCAGATGCAACCTCCGGAAAACAAGGCAGCCCTCCTGCGCTTCATCGGCATGGTCAACTATCTGTCCCCCTTCTGTGCAAACCTGAGCTCAGTGATTCAGCCTCTGCGAATGCTCACCCAGGATTCTGTACCTTTCATTTGGTCTAAAGTTCAGGATGGCGCATTTAATAAAGCAAAGCAACTGATCTCCTCTGCCCCGGTTCTAGCCTACTATGACCTAGACAAACCAGTCGTACTTCAGACGGATGCCAGTGATTATGCCCTTGGCGGTGCACTCTTACAACCCAACGACAAGGGTAAGCTGCAACCTGTCGCCTTCACATCCTCCAGCATGAGTCCCACAGAACAGCGTTACTCTCAGATTGAAAAGGAATGCCTGGCGATATGCAACTGTTTTCAGAAGTTCGACCAGTGGCTATATGGCAAATCTGACATTGAAGTACACACAGATCATCAGCCTCTCGAAACGATATATAAGAAACCTTTGAACAAAGCCCCAGCCCGTCTGCAAAGGATGCTGATGAGACTGCAGCGATATCGATTCAACCTAACTTACAAGCGGGGCCCCACGCTACACCTAGCAGACACCCTCTCTCGGGCGGCCCTTCCACAGCCAATATCAGCAAGGGTAACACACTTCGATGTCTTCCGAATGGAGATGGAGTCCAGCGAGTTCAGCAGAAACGCTAGACTGGAAGAAAGCACTGAGAAGCACCTGCGCGAAGAGACAAGCAAAGACATCACATTGACAGCCCTACACAAAGCAATTGTTCACGGCTGGCCCGAAGACAGGTTGAACATCTCTGAACCCCTGCGTCCCTACTGGTCGTATCGAGACGAACTGTCAGTGCAGAATGGTATAATATACAAAGGCACGCAAGTCATGGTCCCTCAGTCTATGCACAAAGAGATGCTCAGGAAAATCCATGCCAACCATTTTGGTGCAGAATCGAACATACGTATGGCCCGCGAAGTATTGTTTTGGCCAGGGATGAGAAAGTCCATACAAGACATGTGTGATGCATGTGGCACCTGTGCCCAATACGGTACAACAGCTCCAAATGAACCGATGAGATCTCTCCCGATACCTACAAGGCCCTGGCAGATAGTAAGTCAAGATATCTGCGAGCTCGACAACCGGAACTACTTAGTAACTGTGTGCCATTTCTCCGACTGGATTGAAGTTGACCCACTGGGCGATACCTTATCCTCCACGGTTATCGACAAGACAAAAGCTCACTTTGCACGATATGGGGTTCCCGCAATCTGCCACACTGATAACGGTCCACAGTTCATAAGCGAGCAATACCGGTTATTCTCTGTGGCATATGGTTTCAAGCACACCACCTCGTCCCCTTTCCACCCTAAAGGCAACGGGAGAGCAGAGGCTGCCGTTAAAGTTGCAAAATCAATGTTAAAAAAGGCTGATGACTTCCACAGTGCTCTACTTCTCTATAGAAACACCCCACCTCGTGGACACACCTACTCACCGGCCCAGCGCATGTTCCTACGCCGCACTAGGACCCTGCTGCCCACCACTGACCACCTCTTGGCACCTGCCATGATTAACTTTGACATTGTGAAAGAAGACATTCTTAAGAAAAGGCATGATAGCAAAACGTATTACGATAAGTCGGCGAGTGTAGAGCACAAACCAGTCCAAGTCGGGAGTTACGCATATGCCAAACCACAACCCCGTCATCGTGGAAAACCCTGGATCTATGGGGAAGTGATCAAGACGGACAACGGCAGGTCCTACACTGTTCGTACCTCTCATGGCACCCTGATTCGAAGGAACAGAGTCCAACTGAAACCTGCAGCAGCACCACCAACTTTTCTCCGACCCCAGGCAGCCCTCAACCCTGCCACCGTGGCTACGACAGCTCACCCAGCCCTTGCGCCGAATCCGTTAAAACGAACAGAAGTCCATCCCCAGAGCGAACAGCAGACTCCCGCGCAATCAAACGCACCTGCAGAAGTCACACAAGCACCCACCCTTAAAGACCCCGATCCCAGGGCCGTCTCCAGTAGTCCATTGACCCAGACAAGATCCGGGAGAATAGTCAAACCTCCCGCAAGACTTCAAGACTATGTCACAGACTAG
- the LOC136892317 gene encoding YTH domain-containing protein 1-like isoform X3 has product MKTLIILAVVAFVLATALHVYPRSNDYYVEDTGLQLKKIGNDFTVEDTGSESESLDDEVDEDEDSEEEDELKEKEDEDDGDDDCSKDGEEEEKEEEEEDAREDDNDEVDEDENGRAEYKAMQKIADPLAFPSARHFPIPPRRRGGPRSRRRRRNRPCRRRGERSSR; this is encoded by the exons ATGAAGACATTGATCATTTTGGCTGTGGTTGCGTTTGTGTTGGCTACGGCTCTTCATGTATATCCAAGAAGCAATGATTACTACGTCGAAGATACAGGATTACAACTGAAGAAAATAGGCAATGATTTTACAGTGGAAGATACTGGGAG TGAATCTGAGTCACTGGATGACGAGGTCGATGAAGACGAAGACTCggaagaagaagacgaactcaaggaaaaggaagacgAAGATGATGGCGATGACGATTGTTCCAAAGatggagaagaagaagagaaagaagaagaagaagaagacgcaAGAGAAGACGACAATGACGAAGTCGACGAGGATGAGAACGGACGTGCTGAGTACAAGGCAATGCAAAAGATAGCGGATCCTCTCGCTTTTCCCTCTGCACGGCACTTTCCCATTCCTCCGAGAAGGAGGGGCGGACCGAGAAGTAGACGCAGACGACGTAATAGACCATGCAGACGACGAGGAGAAAGATCAAGCAGGTGA
- the LOC136893674 gene encoding uncharacterized protein, which yields MRKKRRDVFLLLLLCFILVKGVCGGRKLFLQSSGEFINDNDAVDNGEKKASTDSNNGPPKLEDYGGAFPQRGSNSRAHSMRNGQHFGVASAEPRWNNLARDFGPQSQPLFGAGREESSGTGLIEDKRRTYMKKKKKQAFERDEKRKEHDPERTERTKHTAQRADSRGIVFPIIFASGSIGFVMLVCIGAAFAWMCKNHRKKDPSLSNNSEKDDNEEAALEEIVIEKDNDQSAESRKQTKPPSAQIAAEEITNKDHGTWTLAESSSKDSNTEKSCNIIEIPETNSPDSSKTSASLSDELTENECCDRFSSLTAPSSPPSDLGSHNAIVIEPQKSDSASTASDRSTTAICSSPKKSSTSDVSSSSGGELTGTAFKATDNSADSSTQSCKVPVAPVDEIVITIEDDYEDGKANQSNESVTKRDGRINGRENSGKAEQTITAPSEIVAENKSSISQEVNGDHFRPCKACSDGEEGGDDMVGKTVRKPLLKEHGE from the exons ATGCGGAAAAAGAGAAGAGATGTTTTTCTATTGTTACTATTATGCTTTATCCTTGTAAAAGGCGTTTGTGGAG GCAGAAAACTTTTTTTACAATCTTCTGGTGAATTCATCAATGATAACGATGCCGTGGATAACGGCGAGAAGAAAGCAAGCACTGATTCCAACAATGGCCCACCCAAATTGGAGGACTATGGAGGTGCATTTCCACAAAGGGGCTCAAACAGTCGGGCACACTCCATGAGGAATGGTCAACACTTCGGAGTAGCGTCCGCAGAGCCACGATGGAATAATCTGGCGCGTGATTTCGGGCCTCAAAGTCAGCCCCTATTTGGGGCGGGAAGAgaggaaagttcagggactggactaatTGAAGATAAGAGAAGAACgtacatgaaaaagaaaaagaaacaagcgTTTGAAAgggatgaaaaaagaaaagaacacgATCCGGAACGAACTGAAAGAACTAAACACACTGCTCAGCGTGCAGATTCCAGAGGGATAGTTTTCCCAATAATCTTTGCGTCAGGGAGCATAGGATTTGTGATGCTTGTTTGCATTGGAGCAGCATTTGCTTGGATGTG CAAAAACCACCGCAAAAAGGATCCATCACTATCGAACAATTCTGAAAAGGATGACAATGAAGAGGCTGCTCTTGAAGAGATTGTTATTGAAAAGGACAATGACCAATCAGCGGAGTCTAGGAAGCAAACTAAGCCTCCATCCGCCCAAATTGCAGCAGAGGAGATAACCAACAAAGACCACGGAACATGGACACTTGCAGAATCATCAAGTAAAGATTCAAATACGGAGAAATCATGTAACATTAttgaaattcctgaaacaaattCTCCTGACTCTTCGAAGACTAGCGCTTCACTCTCAGACGAACTTACTGAAAACGAGTGCTGTGATCGATTCTCATCTTTGACTGCGCCAAGTTCACCTCCTTCAGACCTGGGATCGCATAATGCAATTGTAATTGAACCGCAGAAATCGGACTCTGCTTCAACAGCCTCTGATCGTTCAACGACGGCAATCTGTTCTTCTCCTAAGAAATCCTCTACTTCAGATGTTTCTTCGTCCTCCGGTGGTGAACTGACAGGAACCGCTTTCAAGGCAACTGATAACAGCGCGGACTCATCAACTCAGTCGTGCAAAGTTCCAGTGGCCCCCGTGGATGAAATTGTAATAACAATCGAAGACGATTACGAGGACGGGAAAGCTAATCAGAGCAACGAATCTGTGACGAAAAGGGATGGAAGAATTAATGGCAGAGAAAATTCGGGCAAGGCCGAGCAGACCATTACAGCTCCGTCTGAAATTGTTGCAGAAAACAAGTCAAGTATTTCTCAAGAGGTTAATGGAGACCATTTTCGACCCTGCAAAGCTTGTTCCGATGGTGAAGAGGGTGGTGATGACATGGTGGGCAAAACTGTCCGAAAACCTCTGCTCAAAGAGCATGGTGAGTAG
- the LOC136894007 gene encoding uncharacterized protein has translation MRSGEDKPDEMKGGSAGFKSTLKDHTESRKMQEKVTEKVETKQTNQCVGAIEDHEKASVMRALTDAIGEFVIIDNYVVPLSALDTCKKLFPNERTPPSHNKRDNYTCETQPIVDDFETYEPDIPDKNAVKGTPWEEVEFGIRGGSKARPFKNRTRTKEGDQLNAVDEVQRSPLIRNISSKISGFDHEKNPQVGCSCSFCENHWNKTHSPRYLKVPRKLLNSTAASSKSEE, from the exons ATGAGGTCTGGAGAAGACAAACCCGATGAAATGAAAGGAGGATCCGCGGGGTTCAAAAGCACTTTAAAAGATCATACGGAATCTCGAAAAATGCAAGAGAAAGTTACTGAAAAAGTAGAAACTAAACAAACCAACCAGTGCGTTGGGGCGATCGAAGACCACGAGAAAGCTTCGGTTATGAGGGCTTTAACAGACGCCATCGGTGAATTTGTCATTATAGACAACTACGTTGTGCCTCTTTCTGCTCTTGATACCTGCAAGAAGCTATTCCCAAATGAGA GAACCCCTCCCAGCCACAATAAACGAGATAACTATACCTGCGAAACACAACCGATTGTGGATGACTTTGAAACTTATGAGCCTGACATTCCTGATAAGAACGCAGTCAAAGGAACCCCGTGGGAGGAGGTAGAGTTTGGGATCAGGGGAGGATCAAAGGCAA GACCGTTCAAGAACAGAACCCGTACAAAGGAGGGCGATCAACTCAATGCCGTCGATGAAGTACAACGATCGCCTTTAATCAGAAATATCAGCAGCAAGATTTCTGGTTTTGATCACGAGAAAAACCCTCAAGTTGGCTGCTCGTGCAGTTTCTGTGAAAACCATTGGAACAAAACCCACAGTCCACGATATTTGAAGGTTCCAAG GAAATTGCTGAACTCTACAGCAGCGTCCTCCAAATCTGAAGAGTGA
- the LOC136893315 gene encoding transmembrane protein 45B-like — MGGFRGHVIPGTVFVLFSVWWFVAEILQKGRRNGRLMEQRTSSKQRKDGTKMKPYLPLWYPCHGDKLSRIPIEPLVKVILGLVGALVELPFAQSATLFDENGGFLSANLPNYQHAMMYCFFGLTGIVELVIWYDILPLPPRIDYLAMAFAFWMEGFLFSIHLHGRDELNARLHSILYVIIFITAVIFTLATFCDQVLPLLSLVKIYLFSLQGTWFFQIAFVLYGSNPWKNTHSNVDFVAIAFALHALVLFLVQLIAHTICRDLWNKKNCQIKGTLTYGSCDEE; from the coding sequence ATGGGAGGGTTTAGAGGGCACGTTATACCGGGTACAGTTTTTGTGCTTTTCTCGGTGTGGTGGTTCGTTGCAGAAATTCTTCAGAAAGGCCGCAGAAATGGAAGACTTATGGAACAAAGGACCAgttcaaagcaaagaaaagatggAACGAAGATGAAACCCTATTTACCTTTATGGTATCCATGTCATGGTGACAAGCTTTCTAGAATTCCCATAGAACCTTTGGTTAAAGTCATTTTAGGACTAGTTGGAGCTTTGGTGGAACTTCCATTTGCCCAGTCAGCTACTCTGTTTGACGAGAATGGAGGCTTCTTATCCGCGAACCTGCCCAATTACCAACACGCAATGAtgtattgtttctttggtcTGACAGGTATTGTGGAACTTGTGATATGGTACGATATATTGCCTCTTCCTCCAAGAATCGACTATTTGGCGATGGCCTTTGCCTTCTGGATGgaaggatttttgttttctatCCATCTACACGGTCGTGATGAGCTCAATGCACGCTTACACAGTATTCTTTACGTGATCATCTTTATCACTGCCGTCATTTTCACCCTGGCCACATTCTGCGATCAAGTTCTTCCCCTATTAAGCTTagtaaaaatttatttattcagCTTGCAAGGCACTTGGTTTTTTCAAATTGCGTTTGTCCTTTACGGTTCCAATCCTTGGAAAAACACTCATAGTAATGTAGACTTTGTAGCAATAGCTTTTGCCTTGCACGCCCTAGTGCTGTTCCTCGTTCAGTTGATTGCCCACACAATTTGTCGGGATTTGTGGAACAAGAAAAACTGTCAGATCAAGGGAACTCTCACTTATGGCAGCTGCGACGAAGAATAA
- the LOC136892314 gene encoding putative neuropeptide Y receptor type 6 — translation MSYSIQDYNSSQTYHSCDEVSKDCIYVFTPAGDFEKLTLCLILSTLGITGFLGNVSIFYFLGKNKRRNGIQSNPFVRSLNLYMRSLSLSDLLICAVGAPLLCINISSDVFQSGWPCKIARYLQFVFPVATINTLVVTSLEKFLSTRKVLQRPMNPRLKDRHVILCAWLMGLLLMLPASVAYDGIRVDLNDSHFTVICKNNENFYPFRLTLIILPIQYVLPTVFVFFVNIHLSIILWRSIKRRSVAIGSKNSFQAHLRAKKIRGTTLLVALTFGFIIPFSLFVGNMAYTQIFKPQRHFRNAYLFRYGSAILIFLSPLINFTIFFIQVNKFRKFLKNVFSRKPRNFEIGRPSVVSPPAEGANYLNIERI, via the coding sequence ATGTCATATTCTATACAGGATTACAACTCATCGCAAACTTATCATTCTTGCGATGAAGTCAGTAAAGACTGCATCTACGTGTTCACACCGGCTGGCGATTTTGAGAAACTTACTCTATGCCTGATTCTGTCAACGCTGGGAATCACTGGATTTCTCGGAAACGTCAGCATATTCTACTTTCTTGGGAAAAACAAGAGGAGGAATGGAATCCAATCAAATCCATTTGTAAGAAGTCTGAACTTGTACATGAGAAGTTTGTCTCTGTCAGACTTACTGATATGTGCAGTGGGAGCTCCTCTGCTTTGTATTAACATCTCGTCAGACGTTTTCCAAAGTGGTTGGCCGTGCAAGATAGCAAGATATTTACAATTTGTATTTCCTGTCGCAACTATCAACACTTTGGTTGTCACAAGTCTGGAAAAGTTCTTATCTACTCGCAAGGTCTTACAGCGGCCCATGAATCCAAGACTGAAGGACCGACATGTAATTTTATGTGCTTGGTTAATGGGACTTCTTCTCATGTTGCCAGCTTCTGTTGCATACGATGGAATAAGAGTGGACCTCAATGACAGCCATTTCACTGTTATTTGCAAAAACAACGAAAATTTCTATCCATTTCGACTAACACTTATTATTTTACCGATACAATATGTTCTTCCAACcgtatttgtgttttttgtcaACATACATTTGTCGATCATTTTGTGGCGTTCAATTAAAAGGCGAAGCGTCGCCATAGGTTCCAAGAATTCCTTTCAGGCTCATTTACGAGCGAAGAAAATCAGAGGAACAACTCTGCTTGTCGCGCTGACCTTCGGTTTCATTATTCCTTTCTCTCTTTTTGTTGGTAACATGGCGTACACGCAGATATTTAAACCACAACGCCACTTTCGTAATGCTTATTTGTTTCGCTACGGCTCTGCGATCCTCATATTTCTAAGTCCTTTGATcaattttacaatattttttattcaagtGAACAAGTTTCGTAAAtttctgaaaaatgtttttagcaGAAAGCCGAGGAATTTTGAAATCGGCAGACCCAGCGTTGTGTCTCCGCCTGCCGAAGGAGCTAATTATCTCAACATTGAAAGAATTTAA
- the LOC136892317 gene encoding ribosome biogenesis protein BOP1 homolog isoform X2: MKTLIILAVVAFVLATALHVYPRSNDYYVEDTGLQLKKIGNDFTVEDTGSESESLDDEVDEDEDPEEEEGKLKEDEEEDNELADDDDDDDNYHKVEEEEEEDAREDDNDEVVETENRVAEDKAMQKIADPLAFPYGFRTPPRQIRRFRRGRTRVRPGRRGRRGGRGRRGGRGRRGRRGRRGGRGRRGRRGRRGRRYGSRRFRG, from the exons ATGAAGACATTGATCATTTTGGCTGTGGTTGCGTTTGTGTTGGCTACGGCTCTTCATGTATATCCAAGAAGCAATGATTACTACGTCGAAGATACAGGATTACAACTGAAGAAAATAGGCAATGATTTTACAGTGGAAGATACTGGGAG TGAATCTGAGTCCCTGGATGACGAGGTCGATGAAGACGAAGACCCGGAAGAGGAAGAAGGCAAACTCAAGGAAGACGAAGAGGAAGATAATGAGCTAGcggatgatgacgatgacgatgacaatTATCACAaagttgaagaagaagaagaggaagacgCAAGAGAAGACGACAATGACGAAGTCGTCGAGACTGAGAACAGAGTTGCTGAGGACAAGGCAATGCAAAAAATAGCGGATCCTCTCGCTTTTCCCTATGGATTTCGTACTCCCCCGAGACAAATACGACGCTTTAGAAGAGGCAGGACACGCGTAAGACCTGGAAGACGCGGAAGACGAGGAGGACGAGGAAGACGAGGAGGACGAGGAAGACGAGGAAGACGCGGAAGACGAGGAggacgaggaagaagaggaagaagaggaagacgAGGAAGACGTTACGGTAGCAGGCGATTTCGTGGTTAA